CCATAACATCTAAACTAGGTTCAGAATTAATAACGTCGGCTAATTTTTGTAAAATATTATCTGCCTTAGAACTTAATCTATAGCTTCCAGTATTAAATAACATATTGTCAGCGATAGAAATCATAACCACTGTTTCATTAATATTAACAGCAAAATCGTCATTTTCATTCATGTTGCTTTCGTTAATCGTTTTTTCAAGATTAAAAGCAACAGCTAAATTCATAGAATCTTTAAGTGTTTTAGCTTGATTCAATTTGTTAGCATCAACGTTTTTTAACGTTTCGCGCATTTTTACTTTAGTATCATTTGATATTACAGCAACATTACCAACAACATCTAATTTGGTGTCATTCTCTTGTTTAAGAGTTGCTATTTTAGAGTTGTAAACACTTACTCTAGCTTGAATTTTATCAAACTTAGCTTCTAAATCTTCCTTAGCAACTTTTGTTTTTTGTAATTCACTCTTAATTTCTCCATTTTCTTGCTGTAAGGCTACATATTTCTTTTTTGAAACACAAGAGATTGTAAAAATTGTAACTAATAATAAAATCGAAATTTTCTTCATAATAATAACTTTAGGTTTATATCATTTACGTAATGAAACCCAATATAGATTATAAAGTATTTGATTTTTTTTTACTACTATTTATATTGGCATAGATAAGCCGTTTGTTCGGATACTTTTACATCAAATTTTTCATTAGCATCAATCTCATAAGCTTCACCTGCTTTGAAAGTTTTCCAATGAGATGCTCCTGGTAATTTAACGTGCATTTCACCTTCAATTACTACCATCGTTTCGTGTTTAGAAGTGCTAAATTCGTATTCGCCTGCTTCCATAACACCAATGGTAGATTTTCCTGTTGCCGATGTATAACCTAAAGATTTTACATTCCCTTCAAAATATTCGTTTGTTGAAATCATAAATAGTTTTTTCATGGTAAAAATACTATATTTAAATTTAAATACTATAATTATATATGATAAGAAAGTCTTTTTTCTTTGGACTTTTAATTTGTTTGGGTGTTATCCTTTATTTAAATCCAAATTTTAAAACAATTTCAGCAGGAGTTGCAATACTGCTTTTTGGAATGATAATGTTAGAAGAAGGTTTTAAAGTTTTTACTAAAGGACCATTACAAAACATCTTAAAAAAGACCACAAATAAACTTTATAAGAGCATTACTGCTGGAGCCTTATTAACAGCATTAATACAATCTAGTTCATTGGTTTCTGTTATTACCATATCATTTATTAGTGCTGGATTAATTACATTGGCAGAAGGTTTAGGATTAATTTTTGGTGCAAATATTGGCACAACCGCTACTGCTTGGTTGGTTGCTGGTTTTGGACTTAAAATAAAAATATCGGCATTAGCAATGTCTATGCTTGTTTTTGGAATTATATTTTCATTTCAAAAAAAGCCATCTTTTAAAGGTATTGGAAATGTTTTAGCAGGATTAGGTTTTTTCTTTCTTGGGATTCATTACATGAAAGAGGGCTTTGATGTTTTTAAGGAGTATATAGATTTATCAGAATACGCTGTTTCTGGATTTCTAGGGGTGTTAATTTATACTGGATTAGGGATAATTATTACAACCGTTTTACAATCTAGTAGTGCTACTTTGGCATTAATATTAACAGCTTTATCCGTAGGACAGATAGAGTATGAAAACGCATTAGCTTTAGCTATTGGTGCTAATATTGGCACAACCATAACAGCAGTTTTAGGAGCACTTAGTGCAAATAGTGCAGGAAAAAGACTGGCAACTGCACATTTTATTTTTAATGGTATTACAGGCTTGGTAGCCATGACTTTTATATACCCTCTGTCAAGATTAGTAAATAGCTTATCGGAAATATTATATATTTCTACAACAAATTACACTTTAAAGCTTGCATTATTTCATACCATATTCAATGTTTTAGGAGTACTTTTAATGTTACCTTTCATTAAGCGTTTAGAACGCTTTTTATTGCGGTTTTTTAAAGAGAAAATTAATAAGGATGTTGATGAACCCAAATACCTTAATCCCGCGGTATTAAAATTTCCTGGATCTGCTATTTCAGCATTGGTAAAAGAATCACAATATTTATATAAAAATAGTGTATTCGAAATCGTTTCTCATGCCTTAAATATTCATAGAGAAGACATAAAGTCTGAAGAAAATCTTAAAACAATTATTAAAAAATCTAATATT
The nucleotide sequence above comes from Flavobacteriaceae bacterium HL-DH10. Encoded proteins:
- a CDS encoding OmpA family protein, which encodes MKKISILLLVTIFTISCVSKKKYVALQQENGEIKSELQKTKVAKEDLEAKFDKIQARVSVYNSKIATLKQENDTKLDVVGNVAVISNDTKVKMRETLKNVDANKLNQAKTLKDSMNLAVAFNLEKTINESNMNENDDFAVNINETVVMISIADNMLFNTGSYRLSSKADNILQKLADVINSEPSLDVMVEGHTDSRTIKTANIADNWDLSVLRSTSVVRKLQEKYNVAPEKLIAAGRSSYQPIAANDSSENRSKNRRTRIIILPNINKFFALMSENDNTVTKNDILD
- a CDS encoding pyrimidine/purine nucleoside phosphorylase yields the protein MKKLFMISTNEYFEGNVKSLGYTSATGKSTIGVMEAGEYEFSTSKHETMVVIEGEMHVKLPGASHWKTFKAGEAYEIDANEKFDVKVSEQTAYLCQYK
- a CDS encoding Na/Pi symporter — its product is MIRKSFFFGLLICLGVILYLNPNFKTISAGVAILLFGMIMLEEGFKVFTKGPLQNILKKTTNKLYKSITAGALLTALIQSSSLVSVITISFISAGLITLAEGLGLIFGANIGTTATAWLVAGFGLKIKISALAMSMLVFGIIFSFQKKPSFKGIGNVLAGLGFFFLGIHYMKEGFDVFKEYIDLSEYAVSGFLGVLIYTGLGIIITTVLQSSSATLALILTALSVGQIEYENALALAIGANIGTTITAVLGALSANSAGKRLATAHFIFNGITGLVAMTFIYPLSRLVNSLSEILYISTTNYTLKLALFHTIFNVLGVLLMLPFIKRLERFLLRFFKEKINKDVDEPKYLNPAVLKFPGSAISALVKESQYLYKNSVFEIVSHALNIHREDIKSEENLKTIIKKSNIDFKTDIQDLYYKKVKTIYGEIIKYASIAQSTLSLTNKQIKAITDIKIANRKMVEIIKDARELNKNISLVLNMDNQYLQNEYDNYRKKLTKVLRVIYLFRTEENNAEKYDAKLKQLKKNAKLNIRQSNKSIDRLIRKNLITAEMASSLFNDYTNVNDMIKKLIDVAELLYGKVDSLIEDNVKN